Proteins encoded by one window of Haliotis asinina isolate JCU_RB_2024 chromosome 6, JCU_Hal_asi_v2, whole genome shotgun sequence:
- the LOC137287396 gene encoding uncharacterized protein yields MVSNDCQNRAISTAYRWVNMSWRKVATIFAIFVLMFWLSFSVFTELKFHNKKWYQFSAPCKTDTGVMNDMNELVFKIHDTLNTLNVPHAVCYGTLWGTLRNQQILPWDNNVDFCVNAIDIVKLDRRKIAEMFRRSGMTMAYNSKQGMYEIKYKSAEGFITTFLSNINGEMYRTGWVHNIMWLFEKKSINFPSQLLEAPFPTAKLYGKDVPVPHENIEILKYLYPSDWWLEVKPPGC; encoded by the coding sequence ATGGTGTCAAATGACTGTCAAAACAGAGCCATCTCCACGGCATACAGATGGGTCAACATGTCGTGGAGAAAGGTGGCTACCATCTTTGCCATTTTTGTTCTCATGTTTTGGCTCTCGTTTTCTGTTTTCACAGAGTTGAAATTCCACAACAAAAAATGGTATCAATTTTCTGCACCATGCAAAACCGACACTGGCGTGATGAACGAcatgaatgagttggtgtttaAAATCCATGATACCCTCAACACTCTCAATGTTCCGCATGCAGTTTGTTATGGAACACTCTGGGGAACTTTACGTAATCAGCAAATCCTTCCATGGGACAACAATGTGGACTTCTGTGTCAACGCAATAGACATTGTGAAACTCGACAGGCGAAAAATTGCAGAAATGTTCCGAAGAAGTGGCATGACAATGGCGTATAACTCCAAGCAAGGGATGTATGAAATTAAATACAAGAGTGCAGAAGGATTCATAACAACGTTCCTGTCTAATATTAACGGAGAAATGTATCGTACAGGTTGGGTTCATAACATCATGTGGTTGTTTGAGAAAAAATCCATTAACTTTCCATCACAACTTTTGGAAGCACCTTTTCCCACAGCAAAGCTTTATGGGAAAGACGTTCCTGTGCCACACGAAAACATCGAAATACTGAAATACCTGTATCCCAGTGACTGGTGGCTTGAGGTTAAGCCACCTGGATGTTAG